GGGTGTACTACAGACTTTCCTGAAGAACCACCCAAAGGTTGATCCAGCTGCCAAGTATCTTTTCAATAATGATGCTGTTGCTTATGAGCCCTTCACCAACTACCTGGATGTAAGTGAGGGTCGAGGTGGTGTCCATAACTCTTGGCTGATAACTCTTCTCAGATACTCATTTAGACCTCTCATTAGCTCTGATTTTGGGCTTTTTACTAAACCCAAGTCTCTCCTTCCTCAGGAAAGTATCCGGAGAAGTTATGAGTTGGTACCATTTCACACTGTCAtattccctctccttccttctttcctgtcatTACTGGCTCAGTCTCTGAAGCCCCATTTACATGGTTAGGAGATTCCGAATGACCATGTTCCAGTCAATTGAGCAATCGAAAGGAAGTCCTAGTGATGAGCTgtaggggaaagagggaaagcacAGGCAAAGCGGCCACGCAAAATCTCCAGTAGCTCCAGATGCTATGTAGCTCCCCATTTGGGAACATACACTGGTGCTCAGAGCAAGTATTTGCATGTTCTTGAGACTGCAGTGTCTGCTCAGGGCATCCCAACACACTGGTGTCCTATGGACTGTCTTTAGTGAGATGTTACATGAGTGTCAGATCTAGGGATCTCCTATTTCGAATTCCACTTTCTATAGATAGTAGATAAAGAGTAGGTCAGTGACATGACTGGCCAAAATTCACTGAGAATTCAAATTGTGTCTCAGTGAAGTTCTCTTGATTTCTATGCTACCCTCATTTTTGATTTCCTGGCACCTTGGCTACTATGTGACCAGAGGGAGAAGAATGGTGGGGAAATACTTGacactggaagagaaaaagggacatcgttgtgtgtgtgtgtgtgtgtgtgtgtgtgagagagagagagagagagagagagagagagagagagagagagatgtggggaaGATGGGTTGTGGGAGACGTAGGAGacagcatcaaaggaaaagacttcaaaagggaatgGCCAGAGAAGGTGCAAGGtcttaggacatgtttacacagtGGAATGTGGCTGCAGCTCCTAAGGAACAACTAGAGAcattaacattgtccagggccggatcctccttcacacctgacccttcctagtgttatagaaaccaattaactcgaaattcaaccttgaaaagctaaaccattagattcattaacacacttgcttagctgactttatgcacgtagcctttagcaattatcctaataaaaagaagcttcattctggagtcgGGGCCTCATTCCGACTCGAGTATGtggaccttcacttaactgcactttgtttACGGACTCATCTTTTGCAACTCCGGCCATACTCCCTGTAACAGTGGATGAACACTTGGAAAGGAGAAAGTGATTGCTTCTCCAGCTTTGCATGTTCGGGCATAAAATGGTAAATCCATGGAGGTATCACCTGATACAAagtagaaaacagtttggaagaaGAAATTGTCTTGCCAGACTCAGCTAGTCAAAGGTTTGCAATTAGGGACAAAAGTGGGGAATATTGAGAGAATCTGACTCCAGATGGAAAGAAGAACCTGTTGGAGGAGAAGCTACTTACTCCCCCAAGGAAATTATTTGGGAAAAATGTGGCTTCTAGTGAGTCAACTTCTTCCCTATTCTTAGGACAAGATTTGGCTGCTTAATACGGGTGATAAACTGTTCTTTGCAGAATTACTACTTTGGAGAGATCAGCATTGGGACACCACCACAAAATTTCCTGATCCTTTTTGACACGGGTTCATCCAACCTGTGGGTGCCCTCCACCTACTGCCAGAGCCAGGCCTGTTGTGAGTATACCACCATAACCACCCACCCACGGATAGGAGCAGAGGGTGACGCAGAGTCAGGATTAAGCACAAGCCCATCATCCAAGTCTAGATGGTGCACCAAGTCTAGTCTTGGTGCATATCCATGATCTCACCCTCCTTAAATCCAGAACATCTGGAAATCTTGCTCTTGGTCTGTATTTCACAAGTGCTGCATCTCTAGAAAGCAAAAGAAGTAGACCAGGGCTTCCATTCCTTTCTCTATTGATCCCTTTCCTCAGCTCTCTCCTGTGGGCCCCAATTCCTGGCACTTTTGAGTTGACCCATGCTTCAGGAAATGGTAGGTTGGAAGGAATTGGGGCAACATCTGTTTCCCAAGGGGACAGACTTTTCTGGGGCTATTGATTGCCTTCAGCCCAGAGTCTGAGGCTGAAGCCCAATCCCAGGCTTGGTCTGATGGTCCCAGGCCGTGTATTTTGGAGAGCCACGAATACTGTATATGTATTTTGGAGATCCACGAATGCTGCtaatatttaattctgtttttccaCAGCCAATCACAACAAGTTCAACCCCAGAACGTCTTCCACCTTCAGAAATAGTGAGCAAACCTATACACTGGCCTATGGTTTTGGAAGCCTGACTGTGCTCCTGGGATATGACACTGTGACTGTAAGTGCTGTTCTTATCCTCCTGTGGGTCTGTCATTTGGCTCCCCTATTCTAGAGCCTTAAGCTGTCAGCGATATCCATGATTACTAATTAGGTACAAATTCCCAGAAGCTGATTCTTGGAAAGAACACCACTGGCCATATAATTAAACCTCTCTCCCAAGACTGGGATAGCCCTACAGCAGTCCTGACTGCTGCAGGCTCTTTACATTGTGCCTTCCCATGACTTTGCTCCCTGGTCTTAACTGTCCTCTTCAACCACCTGGAGCACATCTGCTTCCTCCTCCACATGACTTCACTCTGGATATTTGAAGACCTTCCtttcactattttcttttctttacatcaAGCACCCATGGGTCCTATGTCATTCTTGCACATGGACGGTTCAATATAAAACCAGCCACTGTCCTTACACTGTCCTTGGAAATGAAAACTGCCACCCCAGAAAACAATGGCCTCTACTTCCCCAACACCCACATTGTTTCCAAGACACACATGGTTGGGTCATGTTGTCATCCCTTCATTTTCTGTGCCCCACCCTAGGATTGAGCTAAGTGTGAAAGAAGCCAACTTCTTCTCCCTAAAAAAGGGTCTAGGTTCCATTCCCTGGACACCTAAGTCTATGTAGGATTTGTCCACCTGAATTAtgaatcttttctttctgcttgtcCCAGGTCCAGAACATCGTCATCCACAACCAGGTGTTTGGCATGAGTGAGAATGAGCCCAACTACCCCTTCTACTATTCATACTTTGATGGTATCCTGGGAATGGCCTACTCCAACCTGGCGGTGCAGAATGGCCCAACCGTCCTTCAGAGCATGATGCAGCAGGGCCAGCTCACCAGACCCATCTTCAGCTTCTACTTCTCTCGGTGAGCACCCTTGCCCTGGGTGGGTAGGTGCAAATGAGTTGCTGTAGGGGCTTTCAACAAGTCAACATCACACAGAGCCCAGGTTTTAAAGTTTCCTGACAAGTATAACTTGCTATATGCAATCAATGCATTTctgaacatttattatttcattttgcaggggattttatttaaatgcactagaagaatattttttaaaggttttttattaatttgagagagagagaaagagagatgagaaagggagggacagagagagagggagagaatcccaagcagactccacactgtcagcacagagcccgatgcaaggctcaaacttgtgaacttgagatcatgacttgagctgaaaccaagagttggatgcttcactgactgagccactcaggtgcccctaaatgcacTAGAAGAATTTTTAATTCAGGCCATAAGTCATAAgatgactcttttttaaaaaatcaactgagggagcctgggtggctcagtcggttaagcgtctgacttcaggtcatgatctcacactccgtgagttcgagccccacgttgggctctgtgctgacagctcagagcctggagcctgcttcggattctgtgtctccctctctgcccctcccctgctcatgctctgtctctctctgtctcaaaaataaataaaaacattaaaaaaattaaaaaaaatgaactgtagTCCCTCaccttttgattaaaaaatttgaaGTTGTTGTATTAGATTTGTAACAACAGTAGAGCCATAGAACTAGCCTGATGATCATTTGGTAATAGAGAGAACAACAATGAAATGATAATTACAATACACATCTGACTTTCCAAAGTGTTCTCATAGCAATTCTTATTTCAAAAATTCTATTGACTTCTTTTTGCCAGAAGGAAATGCAGGCTCAAAGGTAGTCACTATTGAGCAAGGTCACTCACTGAATCACTGGTAGGTGTGAGGCCATGATTCAAATGCAAATACATTGGTCACAAATCCAAGACCTATCCTACTCTACTGGTCTTGAGCTTTCATGGTGAactttatttactaattttttccccaaacaatgatcctcagggcacctgagtcCAAATGTTCAATGACTGGCAGGCCCAGGTTAGGGAACAGAAGAGGCCTGAATCCTCTTAACACCGTCTAGTTACCAACCTGAGCACGACAGGAGCATCCCCATCACTGCCCACTTGAGATCTCTGTCTGTCAGGCCCCCTCCAGGTACTCTCTGAggggtttcttcttcttctcactTTGCCCTCAGGAGGGTGTCCCTGGGAGGCTTTTAGAGTTTCTTTTCACAGGCCTGGTTTCCAATCCCATCGCCTCTTTTATGGGCATAGTCTGTGTTTCCAGTTCTCTGATACTCTGGGTGTTCCTCCGAGGAGGCTCCTCTCCCTTATGCCTTAAGCCTGGCGGAGCCTGAAGAGCAGGTCAGAGGATGGGACCCCTCTTCCTCTGGTTCCACTGTGtctgaaggagagagggacagtgagaggggagggaggggctgcctgGCCATGTGTGTTGTGGGAACTCAcgctcttctcctcttctccctagCCAACCAACCTATGAGTATGGTGGAGAACTCATCCTGGGAGGTGTGGACACCCAATTTTATTCTGGTGAGATCGTCTGGACTCCTGTCACCCGGGAAATGTACTGGCAGATTGCCATCGATGAGTAAGTACAGAGGAAAGTTCCTATGGATTATGGACACCCCTAGAGTGTCCCTCCAGTGTGACTCTATTTCCTGTTCTTGTCATGGCATAAACCCCTTAAAGAGAATCAGCAAACCCTCAGGCTGATTATTCCTGGAGCTCAGTAGACTTTGGCATCTAGCTCTCGACTGAACTTTTTGACTTGGTCACTGAGCCTTGCCATGTCAGCAGGTTGGTCATTCCTAGGTCTCTGTGAATCTACATCTTTGTTCCTGGAAGCTTCATTATCCCAATTAGCATAGTCTTTACCGCTTCCTTCATCAGGAAATGTAATAGCCGTCATGGGTGTTTTCTATGTGCCCAATgtgctaaatatttgttgaatatattatTGCATGTAATCTCCACTACAACACTATAAGGTGGTCAGCAGTATATTTCTTTGCATAGATaaagaaatcaaggctcagaggttaagtgacttatccaaagtcacacatTTCACACATTTCAAAATTTGAGCCCAAGCATATTTGATCTCCTAACCCACGAACATGAATCAGTTACTTCTACACTTCAAGCCTTCAGGAAATGTCCATCACTGCCAGATAAAGATACATGTCTTTGGCCAGTAGTCGAGACCATCCAACAGCTGAGCCCTACGTATCAGAACAGCCTTCCCACCACTTCCGGATGTGCAGCACGGACCTGACCATGTCCTTGCACCTCGCCATGACTTTCTTGCTTCTTCTCTTTTGACTATAACACCTGAAGTGGTCCTCGTGTCCTTGCACATCCTTCTGCGCCCAGATGAATTATTACCTCCCTTGAAAAGCCCTCTCAGGGTCCCAGTCTCTCTTTCAGTCCCATAGTCTTACCAGCTTTCGTCCTAATATGTATCTCCTCATCTCTGGGTAAGTCACAGTGCAACCGGCCAGTGCAAGGGTAGAGAGACAGGTGAGCAGTTGGATGTCTGACAACTAGTTTCATGTGCCTGGAATAAAGGGATCTTTTCACTTGGACCAATTTCACTCACACTTTAAGTATTTCTTCTCAGAAAAATCCTCGTCTGACTAAATGCCTCCCACACCCAGACTAGATCAAGCACTCACCAGGGATGCAATCAAACTCCATCTGTGTGTTTCTGTTAATTCTGttgtgtctgtcttgttcaccattATGTCCAAGTGCCTTAGTTCACCAAAAACACCCAAAATATACGTGGACTGAAGAGGAAGCGTAGAGTAGCAGAAAAAGCTGGATGAGGAAAGAGGGACCGAATCACATAGAACCACGTTATGGAGATTACCAGCTACTGCCTTATGGTGTTAGCTGTGGCTTAATGTATGGTGTTGTCACATGTCCATTagaatgtgttctttaaaaacattgaatATAATTGACTCACCTTTATATCACCATAATTCTTATACGAATGCTTTGCATATAGTAGGTGCCCAATGTGTATTTTTGAAGTGATTCCCAGCTCTAACTCTTTGGCACTATGTGCCGGGCCGCATATAGGTAGATTAAAGAAGACAAGAcatgctccctgcctccccagagcTTTCAGTCAGAGCTGGAGTAGTTACCAGAGCAAGACTGAGGATGTTACTCTGATAAtcacaaagacacaaaaatcaCATTACGTGGATTGCAGTTCCGAGGTATGTCCTGAGTTTTGGGGAGAGGCATACTTTCAGAGGAGCAGGGTTGGCAGGTTAGGGTAAAAAGGCACTCCTTTGTGTCAGAAATGCTCGACTCTCTTTGTACTGGTGTTCCCCTCAGGTTTCTCATCGGTAACCAGGCCACCGGCTTCTGCTCCCAGGGATGCCAGGGCATTGTGGATACGGGGACCTTCCCACTGACTGTTCCCCAGCAGTACTTGGACTCCTTTGTGAAGGCAACAGGAGCCCAGCAAGATCAGAACGGCAATGTGAGTAACCAGAAGCCAAGATTCCTCTGCACATCTAGGCAGCCTCAGCACAGGAGCCTAAGTGCAATGAGTTCATGAGAGATAGGAGGAAGGATTTGTGGGGAGCTGAGCCCCTGGCAGGACAGAACAGGTGGGGACACAGCATGGCCTTTCAGGCATGAACCGTCAAAGcaaggaggggtgaggggagggagtaACACCAACCAGACGGTGAGTATGGGCTGAATGGTTGTCAGGAGGGACGGCTGTTCCATTGCAGGCCCTAGGAGCACATTTCACCTTGGTGTGGCCAGTGTCATTTGACGTGTGCCGATAGAGGCAGGCGTATCACATTTCCCCATTCCACCGAGATTTCTTTTTACCTAGAAATACTCCTTTGGCTTTTATCTGAGCAGCTTCccgtccccacccctgctccccttgTACACACTTCTGCAGTTTGCTCCTCCAGCATGCAAGAGTCTCGTTTAGTCAGACCAAATCTTGGCtcctcagggtgtgtgtgtgtgtgtgatgagtaCGTGGACaggtgcacacaagcagggataTGAATTGTGTGAGAGCATGCTTTTACAGGCTGGGCCTGTGTTTCTTCTCTGTAAGTTGCACTTCCTGAAGGTAGAAATCTGTTCTGGAATGAGTCTAACTCTTTACGGCCATACCAACACATTCCAAACCTGAGATGTGCTcagggagacccaggaaagcagaGCACCTGGTCAGTGTTGTGCCTGGGAATCGGGCTTTGCCTTCCATGCTCTCAGCCTCTGCTGGAAGGTCAGGAAGGAAGTCTTACAGGGAAAGGGGGATTGGGGCCCTTTGTCTGGGCCCCCCGTGTCCTGGCACGCTAcagctctgcctctcctctctctcagttTGTGGTCAACTGCAACTCCATACAGAGCATGCCCACCATCACCTTCGTCATCAGCGGGTCTCCTTTACCTCTGCCTCCCTCTACCTATGTCCTCAACGTACGTATGCACTCTGGGCTCCACGGACATGGGATTGGATGGGCCCAAACAGGTGTTTGGTATTCTGGGGAGTCACCAGCGGCAGGGCTGAGGGTGAACAAGAAGTCAGAGACTCCCGCAGGTGTCATGGAATATAGGATGGGAACTTCCAGTGCAGAAAAGCCTTTATATGCAACTAGTTATATTGTCATGTCCTTTGTCTCTTCAGAACAATGGTTACTGCACACTCGGCATTGAAGTCACTTACCTGCCCTCCCCCAATGGGCAGCCCCTGTGGATTCTGGGAGATGTCTTCCTCAGGGAATATTACACTGTCTACGACATGGCCGTCAACAGGGTGGGCTTTGCCCTCTCTGCCTAGACTAGTAAGAGGAAGCTGTCTCCACCCTCCCTGCAGGACTCTGGGGATTGCCCTTCTCTCTCAGCCGACAGCAGCATTTTAGGCTAGTCTGACCCTTTTGTGCAATAATAGAGTCTTACTTgcagtaaataataaattaataatctcCAAATGTCTTTGCTGTTCCTTCCAAATGTCTTGTGTTCTGCTTAGTTTATCCTAAATTGAAAGTTAGCACCAGCTCCTTGGGAAATCAGTGAATTGAC
The sequence above is drawn from the Neofelis nebulosa isolate mNeoNeb1 chromosome 2, mNeoNeb1.pri, whole genome shotgun sequence genome and encodes:
- the LOC131493280 gene encoding pepsin B isoform X1; its protein translation is MEERGVLQTFLKNHPKVDPAAKYLFNNDAVAYEPFTNYLDNYYFGEISIGTPPQNFLILFDTGSSNLWVPSTYCQSQACSNHNKFNPRTSSTFRNSEQTYTLAYGFGSLTVLLGYDTVTVQNIVIHNQVFGMSENEPNYPFYYSYFDGILGMAYSNLAVQNGPTVLQSMMQQGQLTRPIFSFYFSRQPTYEYGGELILGGVDTQFYSGEIVWTPVTREMYWQIAIDEFLIGNQATGFCSQGCQGIVDTGTFPLTVPQQYLDSFVKATGAQQDQNGNFVVNCNSIQSMPTITFVISGSPLPLPPSTYVLNNNGYCTLGIEVTYLPSPNGQPLWILGDVFLREYYTVYDMAVNRVGFALSA
- the LOC131493280 gene encoding pepsin B isoform X2 translates to MKILVLVLVCLHLSEGVERIILKKGKSIRQVMEERGVLQTFLKNHPKVDPAAKYLFNNDAVAYEPFTNYLDNYYFGEISIGTPPQNFLILFDTGSSNLWVPSTYCQSQACSNHNKFNPRTSSTFRNSEQTYTLAYGFGSLTVLLGYDTVTVQNIVIHNQVFGMSENEPNYPFYYSYFDGILGMAYSNLAVQNGPTVLQSMMQQGQLTRPIFSFYFSRQPTYEYGGELILGGVDTQFYSGEIVWTPVTREMYWQIAIDEFLIGNQATGFCSQGCQGIVDTGTFPLTVPQQYLDSFVKATGAQQDQNGNFVVNCNSIQSMPTITFVISGSPLPLPPSTYVLNNNGYCTLGIEVTYLPSPNGQPLWILGDVFLREYYTVYDMAVNRVGFALSA